From the genome of Halarsenatibacter silvermanii:
TAAACCAGAGCTCGGACTTTTTGATAAGCATGATCTGGAACCAAGAAAGTATCTGCGAGAATTTAAAGCTGATATAGATGAATACGAGGTCGGAGATGAAATCGACATAAATTTATTTTCTCCGGGTGATAAAGTCGATGTGAGCGGAATAACCCGTGGTAAAGGATTCAGTGGAAATATTAAAAGACATGGACACAGTACAGGTCCTGCCACTCATGGCTTCGGACTTGATAGAGCCCCTGGTTCAGTGGGCGCGCTCGGCCCGGAAAGAGTATTTAAAGATCAAAAGATGCCGGGGCGAATGGGTCATAATCGTACCACTATCAAAAACCTCAAAGTTATGAGAATTATACCCGAGCGCGATGTACTGCTTGTGAAAGGTTCTATTCCGGGGCCGGAAAAAGGAATTGTTGAGATCAGAAGAACTAATTAATTTATCTCCGGCAGGGAAGGAGGAGTCTGATAATGCCTGAAGTTAATATGATAAACACAGCAGGCGAAAATATCGACACTGTAGATCTGAGTGATGATATTTTTGCTGAAGAAATAAATGAACACGTAGTTCATAAAGTCGTCACAGCTCAACTGGCGGCCCGCCGTCAGGGAACGGCTTCGACCAAAGAACGGCCTGAAGTGGCCGGTGGAGGCAGAAAACCCTGGCGACAGAAAGGAACAGGACGGGCCCGCCATGGTAGTATTAGGTCCCCCATCTGGGTGGGTGGAGGAGTAACTTTTGGTCCCAAACCGCGTTCTTATGAAAAAAAGGTGAACAAAAAGACCAAAAAACTTGCTCTCCGCAGCGTTCTTTCGGCTAAACTGCAGGAGGATGAACTTATCATCCTGGACGAGCTTGAGTTTGAAAAACCCTGCACACGAGATGCCAAAAGTCTGCTCGAAGATCTGGGGATGGATGAAAAGAAATTGTTATTCATTCTGCCTGAGAAAGATGAAAACACCTATCTTTCCTTCCGAAACATTCCCAGCGCCAGAACTCTGGTTTTGGATGCATTAAACACCTATGATCTGCTCGATAATGAAATGATAGTCATGCCTGAAGCCGCCCTTTCCCGGTTAGAGGAGGTGGTTTTCTGTGGATGATCTCAGAGATGTCGTTATAGCACCGATAGTTACCGAGAAAAGCATGCAGCAAATGGAAGAAAATAATGTCTACACTTTTCAGGTAGATCCCGGAGCTAATAAAATAGAAATTCGCCAGGCCATAGAGGAAGCCTTTAACGTGAAGGTGGAAAATGTTAATACTATGAACTATAGAGGTAAAACCAGACGTCTGGGTTACAATGAAGGCAAGCGACCCGACTGGAAAAAAGCAGTTGTTAAACTTTCCGACGGGGATTCGATCGAGCTTTTTGAAGGAGTATAAAGAAGCTGTAAAAGAAACTCTTTAGTCTGTGAAAATAAGTTCAGCAAGGAGGTTTTGTCATGGGCATCAAGACATTTAAACCGACCACCCCTTCCCGGCGTTATATGACTGTTCCCGATTTCGAAGAGATCACCGAAACGGAACCGGAAGCCAGTTTAACAAAGCCGATCAAGAAAACTGGCGGACGTAATTCGAACGGTCGTATTACTTCGCGTCGAAGGGGCGGCGGCCACAAAAGAAAATATAGAGTTATTGATTTTAAGCGGGACAAAGAAAACGTTCCTGCCACGGTTGCCAGCATCGAATACGACCCTAATCGCTCAGCCCGCATAGCTCTACTTCACTATCATGATGGAGAGAAAAGATATATTCTGGCTCCGGATGGAGTCGAGGTAGGAGACGAGCTTGAGGCTGGCGATAACGTTGATATCAAACCTGGCAATGCGGTTCCATTGAAAAATGTACCGGTTGGCACCATAGTCCACAACGTCGAACTTCAGCCCGGTAAAGGCGGACAGCTGGCCAGAGCAGCTGGTGCGATAGCACAGGTATTGGCCAGAGAGGAAAAGCACGTTCATGTTAAACTCCCCTCAGGTGAAGTTCGCCTGGTCAATAAAAACTGTCGGGCTACAGTAGGACAGGTTGGCAATATCGAACACGAGAACGTGGTTTCCGGTAAAGCGGGACGTACGCGCTGGCAGGGCAAGCGGCCTGAAGTGCGCGGTATGGTTATGAACCCTGTGGACCATCCTCACGGTGGTGGAGAAGGCAAATCACCTCCAGGTCGACATCCCGTAACGCCCTGGGGTAAAAAGACCATGGGCAAGCAGACCCGCAAGCGCAAAAAGTCAGATGAAAGCATCGTAAAATCCCGTCATGATAAAAAGGATAAGTAATCGAAAGGAGGGGAGTAATATTGGCTGAAGCGGCATTTAAAAACGGTCCTTTTGTAGAAAAGAAGCTCATGGAGAGAATTGAAGGGATGAATGAGAGCGGGGAAAAAGAGGTTGTAAGAACCTGGTCCCGTAGTTCCACAATTTATCCGGAAATGGTGGGACATACCATTGCTGTTCATGATGGACGAAAGCATGTCCCAATTTACATCACTGAAGAGATGGTTGGTCACAAACTTGGTGAATTTGCTCCCACCAGAATATTCCGGGGACACGGGCGACATACTGAGAGGTCTACAGCCCTCAAATAATAAGCGTCCGCAAATAAGATTCAATCCGAAAGAGGAGGGTTATGATGGAGACGCGAGCTGTTGCCAAGCACCAGAGAATTTCTCCACGCAAGGCCAGACAGGTTATCGATCTTGTACGGGGAAAAGATGTTGATGAAGCTATAGGCATTTTGAAGAATACTCCGAGAAAAGCCTCGGATATGATCGAGGATGTAATTAATTCGGCTGCAGCCAATGCTGAACACAATCATGAAATGATCAGAGATGAGCTATATATTTCGGAAGCTTTTGTTGATCAGGGCCCGACCATGAAACGCTATAAGCCTCGAGCTATGGGTCAGGCTTCCACTATACGCAAACGTACAAGCCACATAACAATTGTGGTTAGCGATGAAAAGGAGGAGGGATAAGTTTGGGTAACAAAGTCCATCCACATGGGATGAGAGTTGGGGTTATCAAAGACTGGGATGCAAAATGGTATGCTGATCGCAACAATTATTCCGAAATGCTTCATGAAGATCTGGATATCAGAACCCATATTAAAGATAAAATGTTTGAAGCTGGTATATCCCGGGTGGTCATCAAGAGAGCAGCCAAAAGATTGAAAATAGATATTCATGCCGCCCGACCAGGAATGGTCATCGGCCGTGGAGGTTCCGAGGTCGATGCACTCAGAGAAGAAATTGAGAATATGACCGGCAGAAATGTTCAGATAAACGTGGTTGAGGTTGAAGATCCAGAATTGGATGCTCAACTGGTTGCTGAAAATATCGCCGGTCAGCTGCTGCAGCGCGTTTCTTTCCGCCGGGCCATGAAACAGGCTCTTAATCGAGCGATGAGAATGGGAGCTGAGGGTTTCAGAGTCAAGTCCAGCGGCAGACTTGGCGGCGCCGAGATGGCCAGGACGGAAGGATACCATGAAGGTGCTGTACCGCTTCACACTGTCCGTGCGGATATCGATTATGGCTTTGCTGAAGCCAATACCAAGTACGGCAGCATCGGTGTCAAAGTTTGGATTAATCACGGTGAAATTCTGCCCGACGTAGAAGACGAAGAGGGGCAGAAATCGACAGCCGATAAGTAAGATAGCTGATAGAAAGGAGGCAGCAGAGAATGTTAGTACCGAAAAGAATCAAGCACAGAAAACACCAGCGCGGTAGAATGAAAGGAAAGGCAGTCCGCGGGACCAAAGTGACATTTGGCGAATATGGTCTGCAGGCCCTAGAACCCGCCTGGATTACCAATAGACAGATTGAGTCAGCACGCATAGCTCTGACAAGATTTATCAAAAAAGGTGGTAAAGTTTGGGTCAAGATTTTTCCGGATAAGCCTGTTACCGCCAAGCCCGCTGAGACCAGAATGGGCAGCGGTAAAGGCGAAGTTGAAAAATGGGTGGCTGTAGTAAAGCCAGGCCGCATAATGTTTGAAATTGCCGGTATAGAAGAAGAAGATGCTAGAGAAGCTATGAGACTTGCTTCTCACAAGCTTCCAATCCAAACTCAGTTTGTTGCCAGAGATGGTGGTGAGTCCAATGAGGGCTGAAGAATTAAGAGATCTTACAGATCTTGAACTGGATCAAAAGCTGGATGAATTTAAGGAAGAGCTTTTTAATCTTAGGTTTCAGAATGCCACCGCTCAGCTGGATAATCCTATGAGGATCAAACAGGTGCGCAGGACCATAGCCCGCATCAAGACCATAAAGCGAGAACGAGAATTGGGCATCAGACAGAGATGAGTGAGATAAAAGGAGGTGTACCATGGCTCAAAACAGCCACGATCGCAAAGTAGAAATAGGTGAAGTTGTGAGCGATAAGATGGACAAAACTGTCACCGTTAAAGTTATCAGACGCAAACAGCATGATCTATACAAGAAAACTATAAGACGCGGAAAAAGGTTTAAAGCACACGATGAAGAGAATCGCTGCCGGGAAGGTGATACTGTGGAGATAACTGAAACCCGGCCTATCAGCAAAACGAAAAACTGGCGAGTTACCAAAATACTGGAGAAAGCGAAATAATTATCAGTCTGCAAAGGAGTGGTTAAGATGATTCAGGCTGAAAGCAGCCTCAAAGTTGCTGACAACTCTGGGGCTAGAGAACTGGTCTGCATCAGGGTGCCGGGCAGCAGCGGCAAACAATATGCCGGCATCGGTGAAAAAATAATCTGTTCTGTTAAGGAGGCTATCCCCGACGGGATGGTCGATAAAGGCGAGATAGTAACTGCTCTCATAGTGCGGACCAAAAAAGAAACCAAACGACCGGATGGTTCTTACATTAAATTTGACGAAAATGCAGCAGTTATCGTAGACGAGGTGGATAACCCCAAAGGAACCCGGATTTTCGGGCCGGTTACCAGGGAACTTCGCGATAAAAATCATATGAAGATAATCTCTCTGGCTCCGGAGGTATTATAGCTGTAAAGGAGGGGTGTAAAGTGAAAGTCAAGCAGGGAGATATGGTCGAAGTGATATACGGTAAAGACATAGGCAAAAGAGGCAAAATCTTGAATGTCGACCGCGATGAAGAACGAGTGCTCGTCGAAGATGTTAATATTGTTCACCGGCACATGCGTCCCACCCAGGACATGTCCCAGGGAGGCATCATCGAGAACGAAGCTCCTGTACATGTTTCCAATGTCATGCTCGTATGTCCAAGTTGCGACCAAAAAAGCAGAGTTGGATATCAGTTTACCGATAGCGGTGACAAGGTCCGATACTGCAAAAAGTGCGACGAGATTGTTGATTAATAGCGGGAGGAAATGCAGAAAGAAGGGAGGGTCTTAGATGTCAGTTTTAGCCAGGCAGTACAAAGAAGAAATTAGACCAGCTTTGAAAGAAGAGTTGAATTATGATAATGTCATGGAGACGCCCGAACTCGATAAGGTAATTATCAATGTGGGCCTGGGAGATGCTAAAGAGGACCCCAAACTGCTGGAATCTGTCATGGGAGATATAACCATGATCGCCGGCCAGCAGCCTACAGTAACCCGGGCCAAGAAGGCTATTGCCAATTTTAAGATTCGAGAGGGTATGCCCGTTGGTATGAAGGTCACCCTCAGGGACAAAAATATGTATGAATTTGTTTACCGGCTTATCAATATTGCCCTGCCCAGAATCAGAGACTTTCGGGGAGTTTCTCGTGATTCATTTGATGGCAGAGGTAATTACAGTATCGGGATAAGAGATCACACCATATTCCCCGAGGTAGATGTGGAAGAGGTTGATCAGATTACCGGTCTGCAGATTACTATTGTAACTTCTGCTGAAGATGACGAAGAAGGCTACCAGCTTCTCAAAAAAATGGGTATGCCTTTTAACGATTAACAAAAATTAAAATTGAGGAGGGATTATCCTTGCCTCGAAAAGCTTTGGTTGAAAAGGCAAATAAAGAACAGAAATATTCGACCCGGGGGGTTAACCGCTGCGGACGCTGCGGCAGAGCCCGGGGATATATGAGAAAGTTTGATCTCTGTCGGGTCTGCTTTAGAGAGCTGGCTCACAAAGGCGAAATTCCGGGAGTAAAGAAAGCCAGCTGGTAAAAGATTGTTGAAAGTTGAAAGGAGGGTTTTATAATGAACAGCGATCCTATCGCCGATATGCTGACCAGGATACGCAATGCCAATCAGGCCGACAAAGAAGTGGTTAATATGCCTGCCTCCAATCTAAAAAAGGGTATAGCAGAAATTCTCGATGAAGAGGGTTTTGTTGACGATGTTAAGATGATTGAAAGACACCCTCAAAATGATATAAGATTATATCTCAAGTACGGCAAGAATGGCGAAAAAGTTATAACTGGTTTAAAAAGGATCAGCAAACCGGGTCTGAGGGTTTATGTCAACAAAAATGAAATACCTGAAGTGCTCGGTGGACTCGGCATTGCCGTTATCTCTACTTCACAGGGTGTAATGTCGAATAAAGATGCCCGCCGACAGGGTATAGGAGGAGAAGTTCTCTGTTACGTCTGGTAACAAAACTCCGTAATCTCGAGGGAGGTGAGCGATGTGTCCAGGATAGGTAAACAGCCGGTTGAACTGCCGGATAAAGTGGATGTCAATTTAGATGAAAAAGAGATAACTGTCTCCGGACCGATGGGGGATATGTGCAAAGAAATTCATGAATCTTTGACTCTGGAGGTCGAGGAAGATCAGCTAAAGGTTAAAATGAAAGAGGATAACAAGGAAACAAGGGCTCTCCAGGGCATGATGAGAAGCATCATAGACAGCATGATAGAAGGTGTTACCGAAGGCTTTACCCGCGAACTGGAAATGAAGGGAGTGGGTTATAGTGCCTCGCTTCAGGGAAATTCTATCAAGCTCGAGGTAGGATACTCGCATCCCGTTTTCATAGATGCACCGGGCAACATCGAATTCGAAATTGAAAATGGAACAGATATAAAAGTTAAGGGCACCGATAAACAGCTTGTAGGAGATGTAGCTGCCCGTATAAGATCAGTACGGGAACCTGAACCTTACAAGGGTAAAGGTATCAGATATAAAGGTGAAAATATTCGTCGCAAGGAAGGCAAGACTGCTGCGGCTACGACTGAATAGGAATAATCTCGTAGAATGGAGGGATTCATATGAGTCAGCTGGATAAGCGGGAAGCCCGGGAGAGACGTCACAAGCGAATAAGAAAAGATATTATGGGTACTCCCAGCAGACCACGGATGTGCGTGAATAGAAGCCTGAAAAATATCCATGTTCAGGTTATAGACGATCTGCGCAGAGAAACGCTGGTTTCGGCATCAACCGATGAACCCGAGATAGCTCAAAAAGTAGAATATGGCGGCAATAAAGAGGCTGCCCGGGTAGTCGGGGAATTTGTGGCCAATAGAGCACTGGAAGAAGGCATAGAAAAAGTTGTTTTTGATAGAGCAGGCTATCAATATCACGGCCGGGTTAAAGCGCTGGCAGAAGCAGCGCGGGAAGCCGGCCTCGAGTTTTAAGAAAAGGAGGCGATTAAATGAGATATCCCGGAATTAACCCTGAAAAACTCGATCTCGATGAAAGGGTTGTCGATATAAATCGAGTTTCAAAAGTTGTAAAAGGGGGAAGAAAATTTAGTTTCAGCGCCCTGGTGGTAGTCGGTGATGAAGACGGCCACGTGGGAGCAGGTTACGGTAAAGCCAACGAGGTTCCTGAGGCCATCAGAAAAGGTATTGATGATGGCAAGAAAAATCTTATCGAGGTTCCGATGGTGGAAGAAACTATTCCTCACGAGATAAATGGTGTTTTTGGAGCTGGCAAGGTTCTTCTTAAACCTGCAGCTCCAGGAACAGGAGTTATCGCCGGAGGTCCTGTCAGAGCAGTACTAGAGCTGGCCGGCATTAGAGACATTCTCACCAAATCCATCGGCAGCTCCAATCCTATAAATATGGTCAAAGCTGCCGTCGATGGTCTTGAAAGACTCAAGGATGTGGAAGAAGTTGCTCGTTTGCGAGGAAAGTCAGTAGAAGAAATAAAAGGATAATCACATGTAATTTAGAGGGAGGTGCCGGAATGAAACTCCACAATCTCAGCCCGAAAGAAGGCTCTAAAAGAAAAAAGCAGCGTGTTGGTCGAGGAAGCGGCTCCGGACGCGGTGCCTTTTGCGGCAGAGGAGTCAAAGGTCAAAATGCCCGTTCGGGTGGTAATGTTCATCCCATATTTGAGGGAGGACAGACCCGACTGTTTCGCAGGCTTCCCAAGGTTGGTTTCACCAATCAATTTAAGCGTGACGTGAGTATCGTCAATGTTGGGCAGCTGAACAGACTTTCATCTGATACTGAAGTTACACCCGAGCTGCTTGAAGAAGAAGGGTTTATTTCCAAAATAGGTAAAGACGGGGTCAAGATACTGGGCGATGGAGAGCTGGAAGTGGCCCTCGAGGTTAAGGCCCACGATTTCAGCGAGTCAGCCTGCGAGAAAATCGAGGCCGCCGGTGGGAAGACCGAGGTGATTTAACGTGTTAAGCTCTCTCAAAAACGTCTTTAAAGTAAGAGAGCTCCGCAATAGAGTGCTGTTTGTTCTGGGTGTTATGGTTGTTTATCGTATCGGAGCTCACATCCCCGTTCCCGGTGTGGATATAGGAATTGTTCAGGATATGATGTTTGGTGCCAACGGCGAGGGAGCCGGAGGTGCTCTTGAATTTTTTGATATGTTTGCCGGAGGGGCTTTGAGCAATTTTTCCGTGTTTGCCATGAGCATAACACCTTATATCACAGCTTCAATTATTCTTCAGCTTTTGCAGGTAGTAATTCCTCAGCTTGAAGAGCTGGCCAGACAGGGTCGGGAAGGCAAGAAAAAGATAGCCAAATATACACGCTATCTCACAGTGGTACTTGCTGTAATTCAAAGCATAGGTATTACTACTTATATTGCCCAGTTTGGAGCCGTTCCCGATGCCAGTATGTTTGACTGGATATCGATCATTATAAGTTTAACTGCCGGTACTGCCATTTTGATGTGGCTGGGTGAGCAGATAAACGAGCACGGAATCGGCAATGGTATTTCTATATTGATTTTTACTTCTATCATAGCCCGATTTCCCATGGAGCTGGCTGAAACCTGGACACTTTTCCGGGCCGGCACCATTACCGTATTCAATCTGGTGCTGTTCGCCATTCTGGCAGTTATGATAGTTGCCGGTATAGTATTTATCCAGCAGGGTGAAAGAAGGATACCGGTGCAGTATTCCAAGCGGATTGTAGGGCGAAAAGTTTACGGCGGCCGCAGCACTCATATTCCCATGAAGGTCAATCAGGCCGGAGTGATGCCCGTAATATTCGCTTCTTCAGTACTGCTCTTTCCCGGGGTGCTTTCGCAAATACTGCCCTTTGAATGGGCGGAAGGATTGGCAACTCTGATTCAGCCGGGTTCGACGCTTTACATGGTGCTTTACGGTACGCTTACATTCTTCTTCACTTACTTTTATACTGCCATCACATTTAATCCGGAAGAGGTCGCCGAAAACATGAAAGAGCAGGGAGGCTTCATACCGGGCATAAGACCGGGTAGAGCTACTATAGATTATCTCGATAAGATCCTGGTAAGGGTTACACTGGTGGGAGCTGTATTTCTGACAGTTGTGGCTCTGCTTCCCTTCGCCATGAGGCCTCTTACCGGCGTGGACATTGCTTTTGGCGGAACATCTCTGCTGATAATGGTTGGTGTGGCGCTGCAGACGATGCAGGAAATTGAGTCGCATCTTCTCATGCGTCATTACGAAGGTTTTATGGAATAAGGCAAAGGAGGTTGATCAATGAATCTGGTTTTGATGGGTCTTCCCGGGGCTGGTAAGGGCACCCAGGCTGGACTTCTCGAAGAAAAATACGAAATACCTCACGTCTCTACCGGAGATATGTTCCGGGCTGCCATTAAAAATGAGACGGAGCTGGGCAAAGAGGCCAAAAGTTATATGGACGAGGGTGAATTGGTCCCCGATGAGGTTACTATAGGCATTGTCAGGGAGAGGCTTAAAAAGCCGGATTGTCAGGGAGGCTTTATACTCGATGGATTTCCCAGGACCGTCGAACAGGCCGAAGCTCTGGATGAAATTCTCGAAAACCAGGAAAGTTCACTTGACCTGGTCATAAGTATGGTGCTGCCCGAGGATGAACTGATGAAAAGGCTTACCGGACGGAGAGTCTGTCCTGAATGCGGTGAAAATTACCATACTGAGTACAGCCCTCCTGAAAAAGAAGGTGTCTGTGACAGGTGTGGCGCTGAGCTGATACAGCGCAGTGATGACAGGGAAGATACGGTGAAAAGACGGCTGGAAGTTAATCGTGAAAAAATAAAAAATCTGCAGGATTATTATCAGGATCGTGATCTGCTGGTTGAATTTGATGCCAGTGGAGATGTGGAAGAGGTACACGGGCGCTTTGTAGAACTTTTAGAGGACAGTCTGTAATGATAGTCAGGAAATCGTCCCGAGAGATAGAAAAAATGAAGAAAGCCAATAAAATTGTTGCTGAGGCTCATGAAATGCTTCGAGATAAAGCTGCTCCCGGAGTCAGCACCGCCGAACTTGATGAAGCCGCCGAGGAGTTCATCAAAGGCCGTGGCGGAGAGCCCTCATTCAAAGGGTATAAAGGGTATCCTGCCTCTGTATGTCTATCTATTGATAACGAAGTTGTTCATGGAATTCCCGACCAGAATAGGATTTTAAAAGAGGGTAATATACTGAGTATAGATATCGGTGTTTATTATCAGGGCTTTCACGGCGATGCTGCCCGGACTATACCCATAGGTCAGGTGGATAATGAGAAAGAGAAGTTGATAGACACCGTAAAAAGAGCTCTCGATAACGGCATCGATAAGGCCAGGGCAGGCAACAGATTGACCGATATCTCCGCAGCAGTTCAGAAAACCGCCGAGGAGGCAGGATTTTCCGTGGTTCGTCAATACGTAGGACACGGCATAGGGCGGGAGATGCATGAGGAGCCTCAGATTCCTAATTTCGGACCGCCCGGAGAAGGGCCGAAGCTGAAAGAGGGAATGACACTGGCTATCGAGCCCATGATCAATGTTGGAGAATACGAGGTTGAGACTCTCGAAGATGATTGGACGGTTGTCACTTCTGACGGCAGTCTATCAGCTCACTGGGAAGATTCCATTGCTCTGACGGATTCTGATCCCCTGATTATGAGCAGGCCCTGACTTTCTTTCACTGTTAAGATAGATGTGCTATAATGAAGGACAGGCTTGAGATGGACCGGGGAATATTTCAAACCCCGCACTTTTTAATGAGGGGGAATCAAGCTAATTATGACTGATAAAGAAGAACCTATCGAAGTAGAAGGCGAGGTTATTGAACCTCTGCCCAATGCCATGTTTAAAGTGGAGCTCGATAACGGTCATGAGGTTTTAGCTCATGTATCCGGCAAGATGAGGATGAATTATATCCGTATTCTGCCCGGAGATAGGGTTACCGTGGAGCTTTCACCCTATGATCTAAGCCGCGGCAGGATAACCTATCGACACAAAGCAGACTGATTGAAGTAACGTTATAAATTTTTAGAATAAGCTGGAGGTGTCAGCTTTATGAAAGTAAGGCCCTCAGTAAAACCGATATGCGATAAATGCAAGGTCATAAGACGCAATGGTAGAGTTATGGTTATCTGTGAAAATCCCAAACACAAGCAGCGGCAGGGTTAAACCAGGAGGTGAAAAAAGATGGCAAGAATAGAAGGTATTGATCTTCCTAAAAACAAAAGAGTTGAGATTGGTTTGACCTATATATATGGAATTGGTCGTTCGCGTTCCAATGAAATTCTGGAAGCTGCTGGAGTCGATCCGGACACCAGAGTTAAAGATCTCACCGAGGCTGAGATAGCCCGTCTGCGCAGTGAAATAGATCAATATCAGGTAGAAGGTGAGCTGCGGCGCGAGATCAAATCGGACATTCAGAGGCTGAAAGATATTGGCTGTTATCGTGGAATCAGACATAAAAAGGGTCTGCCTGTCCGGGGTCAAAGGACCAGGACGAACGCCAGGACAAGAAAAGGCCCTAAAGATATAGTCACCGGTTGATCCCGGCAGATCACGAAGAAAAGTCCGATAACAGCTTGATGACAGCACGACTACAATTTAGTGAAGGAGGTTTGTAGATAGATGGCTGCAGCGAGGAAAAAATCAGGCAAAAGAGAACAGCGCAGGGTGGAAAAAGGTCAGGCGCACATCAAATCGACTTTTAACAACACCCTTATCACTATAACTGACATGGAGGGCAATGTTCTTTCCTGGTCCAGTGCTGGCAAGGCTGGATATGAGGGTTCCCGTAAAAGCACCCCTTTTGCCGCTCAGGTGGCCGCCGAAAATGCGGCTGAGAAGGCTCAGGAGAGCGGGCTGAAAGAGATACAGATATTTGTAAAGGGGCCTGGCTCCGGAAGGGAGTCGGCTATCAGAGCACTGCAATCGGCTGGACTTGAGGTTACTTTGATTAAAGACATCACCCCAATTCCTCATAATGGCTGCCGACCTCCCAAAAGGCGGCGGGTCTAATTATACTATTGTTTAGGAGGTGTAAGCAAAAATAATGGCCAGATATACAGAAGCGAAATGTAAGCACTGCAGGCGCGAAAG
Proteins encoded in this window:
- the rplX gene encoding 50S ribosomal protein L24, translated to MKVKQGDMVEVIYGKDIGKRGKILNVDRDEERVLVEDVNIVHRHMRPTQDMSQGGIIENEAPVHVSNVMLVCPSCDQKSRVGYQFTDSGDKVRYCKKCDEIVD
- the rpmC gene encoding 50S ribosomal protein L29 — translated: MRAEELRDLTDLELDQKLDEFKEELFNLRFQNATAQLDNPMRIKQVRRTIARIKTIKRERELGIRQR
- the rplD gene encoding 50S ribosomal protein L4 — its product is MPEVNMINTAGENIDTVDLSDDIFAEEINEHVVHKVVTAQLAARRQGTASTKERPEVAGGGRKPWRQKGTGRARHGSIRSPIWVGGGVTFGPKPRSYEKKVNKKTKKLALRSVLSAKLQEDELIILDELEFEKPCTRDAKSLLEDLGMDEKKLLFILPEKDENTYLSFRNIPSARTLVLDALNTYDLLDNEMIVMPEAALSRLEEVVFCG
- the rplB gene encoding 50S ribosomal protein L2, giving the protein MGIKTFKPTTPSRRYMTVPDFEEITETEPEASLTKPIKKTGGRNSNGRITSRRRGGGHKRKYRVIDFKRDKENVPATVASIEYDPNRSARIALLHYHDGEKRYILAPDGVEVGDELEAGDNVDIKPGNAVPLKNVPVGTIVHNVELQPGKGGQLARAAGAIAQVLAREEKHVHVKLPSGEVRLVNKNCRATVGQVGNIEHENVVSGKAGRTRWQGKRPEVRGMVMNPVDHPHGGGEGKSPPGRHPVTPWGKKTMGKQTRKRKKSDESIVKSRHDKKDK
- the rpsQ gene encoding 30S ribosomal protein S17: MAQNSHDRKVEIGEVVSDKMDKTVTVKVIRRKQHDLYKKTIRRGKRFKAHDEENRCREGDTVEITETRPISKTKNWRVTKILEKAK
- a CDS encoding type Z 30S ribosomal protein S14 — encoded protein: MPRKALVEKANKEQKYSTRGVNRCGRCGRARGYMRKFDLCRVCFRELAHKGEIPGVKKASW
- the rpsC gene encoding 30S ribosomal protein S3 is translated as MGNKVHPHGMRVGVIKDWDAKWYADRNNYSEMLHEDLDIRTHIKDKMFEAGISRVVIKRAAKRLKIDIHAARPGMVIGRGGSEVDALREEIENMTGRNVQINVVEVEDPELDAQLVAENIAGQLLQRVSFRRAMKQALNRAMRMGAEGFRVKSSGRLGGAEMARTEGYHEGAVPLHTVRADIDYGFAEANTKYGSIGVKVWINHGEILPDVEDEEGQKSTADK
- the rplC gene encoding 50S ribosomal protein L3 is translated as MAIGLIGRKKGMTQIFSEKGELVPVTAIEAGPCVVTQIKTEENDGYEAVKLGFEKVKAKSLNKPELGLFDKHDLEPRKYLREFKADIDEYEVGDEIDINLFSPGDKVDVSGITRGKGFSGNIKRHGHSTGPATHGFGLDRAPGSVGALGPERVFKDQKMPGRMGHNRTTIKNLKVMRIIPERDVLLVKGSIPGPEKGIVEIRRTN
- the rplP gene encoding 50S ribosomal protein L16, producing MLVPKRIKHRKHQRGRMKGKAVRGTKVTFGEYGLQALEPAWITNRQIESARIALTRFIKKGGKVWVKIFPDKPVTAKPAETRMGSGKGEVEKWVAVVKPGRIMFEIAGIEEEDAREAMRLASHKLPIQTQFVARDGGESNEG
- the rplE gene encoding 50S ribosomal protein L5; its protein translation is MSVLARQYKEEIRPALKEELNYDNVMETPELDKVIINVGLGDAKEDPKLLESVMGDITMIAGQQPTVTRAKKAIANFKIREGMPVGMKVTLRDKNMYEFVYRLINIALPRIRDFRGVSRDSFDGRGNYSIGIRDHTIFPEVDVEEVDQITGLQITIVTSAEDDEEGYQLLKKMGMPFND
- the rplV gene encoding 50S ribosomal protein L22; the protein is METRAVAKHQRISPRKARQVIDLVRGKDVDEAIGILKNTPRKASDMIEDVINSAAANAEHNHEMIRDELYISEAFVDQGPTMKRYKPRAMGQASTIRKRTSHITIVVSDEKEEG
- the rplW gene encoding 50S ribosomal protein L23, which produces MDDLRDVVIAPIVTEKSMQQMEENNVYTFQVDPGANKIEIRQAIEEAFNVKVENVNTMNYRGKTRRLGYNEGKRPDWKKAVVKLSDGDSIELFEGV
- the rplF gene encoding 50S ribosomal protein L6, producing MSRIGKQPVELPDKVDVNLDEKEITVSGPMGDMCKEIHESLTLEVEEDQLKVKMKEDNKETRALQGMMRSIIDSMIEGVTEGFTRELEMKGVGYSASLQGNSIKLEVGYSHPVFIDAPGNIEFEIENGTDIKVKGTDKQLVGDVAARIRSVREPEPYKGKGIRYKGENIRRKEGKTAAATTE
- the rpsS gene encoding 30S ribosomal protein S19; protein product: MAEAAFKNGPFVEKKLMERIEGMNESGEKEVVRTWSRSSTIYPEMVGHTIAVHDGRKHVPIYITEEMVGHKLGEFAPTRIFRGHGRHTERSTALK
- the rplN gene encoding 50S ribosomal protein L14, with translation MIQAESSLKVADNSGARELVCIRVPGSSGKQYAGIGEKIICSVKEAIPDGMVDKGEIVTALIVRTKKETKRPDGSYIKFDENAAVIVDEVDNPKGTRIFGPVTRELRDKNHMKIISLAPEVL
- the rpsH gene encoding 30S ribosomal protein S8, producing the protein MMNSDPIADMLTRIRNANQADKEVVNMPASNLKKGIAEILDEEGFVDDVKMIERHPQNDIRLYLKYGKNGEKVITGLKRISKPGLRVYVNKNEIPEVLGGLGIAVISTSQGVMSNKDARRQGIGGEVLCYVW